The Fimbriimonadaceae bacterium genome includes the window GCTGCAAAAAGTGTTGGCAAGGCTGAGGAGTTAAATCGGACGCTGGACTCTGTGAGGCAAGACAGGACAACAATTGACGACAAGTTACAAACAGTTCTGGAAGAAGTCAATCGACTTACAGAGGAGCTTTCAATCGCTCGAACAGAACGAGACAGCGCACAAAGAAACTCTGAACAACAGATCCAGGCAGAAAGAGAGACTTGCGCCACGACGATCGAGCGTGAAAAATCGACATGCGCAGAACTTATCCAAAGAGAAAAAGAAGCATGTCAAGACATCCTTTTGGCAAAGGACCAGGAGATCAAAGCCAAAGATATCCAAATTGAAAATTTGAAGCTGTTCATCGATAAGGCGAGTGAAACCCTTGGAACACATTTTAAGGCTCTTTCACATGAAACGCTCAAAGACGTGTCAGCACAATTTGAGAAAGCCGCCAAGCAGGTCATCGAGCAAAACTCAGAGACGACGGCGCAGAATGTAAAGCTCCACAAAGAACAGATAGAAAAACTGCTGCAGCCTGTTGGCTTGACTTTGGATCAACTCAACCAGCTTGTCAAGGACACCAATGAAAAGCGAGGCGAAGCCGAGGCTGTACTAATGGAGAAGATCAAAGATTTTGCAGGCGCCAACGAAAAGTTAGCAAATGCGCTCAACAAGCCAGTCATTCGGGGATCATTTGCTGAAACCAAGCTTGAGTCACTTCTAGAAGCCGCCGGGTTAGTTCGCGGCGAGAACTTCGAATTACAAGTACCTGTGAAGGACGGTGACCAACAGCGCACTGTAGACGCATTGGTGGATATGGCTCAGGGCAAGAAGTTAGTAATTGATAGCAAGAATCTTTTGTTGCCATTCGTCGAATACGCAAATGCACCTGAAGATCAGCGTGAAGCGCGTCTATTAGACTTCCAAAGAGCCTTTCGAACTACTCTCAAAGCTCTTAGCATTAAAGATTATGCAAAGCACTGGGAGGGTATAGATGCTGTAATAATGTTTCTACCTGACGAAGGAATGTACATGGCAGCTATTGAGTCAGATCGCCAACTCATAGCAACTATGTTCGAGCAACGGGTTTTCACTGTAAGTCCTGTCTCCCTGTTACCGATCCTCAAATCTGTAGCTTACATTCTTGGTCTCGAAAAACAGAATCGAGATACACAAACTATCGTCGACGCTGGACGTGCCCTTTATGAATCTCTTGGGGTCATTCTTGGCAAAATAAATACACTTGGCGACAGGATGGAAGCTAGCATGGAAGCGTACAATGGAGTCATAGCTAGCTTTGAAGGTAACGTGTTACCTAAAGCTCGGCAACTCCGTGAGCTAGGTATTCAACGTGGAGCGGCACACAAGGACATACCCATTAGAGAGCCGCTACGAAGGGAATTTAAAGATAGAGTCACAAAGGAGTTGGCTGGCTCAATGGCGATCGTACGGGATGAGAAAACATCAGAAGTTAAATCTGCCGAAAAGAAGGATAGATAGGCATTTTTCGCGTAGGTAAGCCGGAACTTATTACCGTCATGTAGCGACTCTGAGATTCAGAAGCCGACTCAGATTGCGGTTGGACAGATAGGCGAGAAGAGTATTATCTTCTTTTCCACAGCCCTTTTCCTGCCCGACCCGCGCCCGGTAACCTTTCAAGCGATGTCCACCGCAACCTCCCACCTCGACCACGTTCGCCCCGACGAAAAGCTCGGCCTGCCAGGCCAGATGCGCCGAAAGATCAACGTCATGATGATCGGCGCGGGCAGCTTCTTTACGACCTCCGTACTGAAGGACGTCGTGCTGATTCCCGGCAACCAAGGCGGCGAACTGCGTCTGGTCGATATCGACGGTGAGCGGCTGGAACTGAGCCGGCAGCTGATGGTCAAGACCCTGGAAAAGCTTGAGGTCACGCATAAGTGGTCGGTTGTGGCGAGCACGGATCGGACGGAGCTGCTTCCCGGCACGGATTACATCGTCAACGCGATCGAGGTGAGCGGCGTGGACTGTGTGCGGTTCGACAACGACATCCCGCTTCAATACGGCGTCAGTCAGAACATCGGCGACACGATTGGTCCTGGCGGATTATTTAAAAGTTTACGAACGATTCCTGTTTATATCGAAATTCTCAAGGACGTCGAGAAGCTGGCCCCCAAAGCCGTCTTGCTGAACTACACCAACCCGATGAACACGATGTGTCTTGCGGCGGCGCGGACCAGCAACATCCACACGGTCGGGCTCTGCCACAGCGTTCAAGGAACGTCGCGGATGCTGGCACGCTATGCGGATGTGGAGTATGAGCAGGTGCAGTGGAAGTGCGCGGGTATCAACCATCTGGCGTGGTTCACGGAGTTCAACGGTCCGGACGGGGCATCGCTTTATCCCAAGCTGATGGAGATGGCCCGCGACCGCGAAAGCGAGTTCGCGAAGAACGAGCCGGTGCGCTCGGACATGATGCTTCACTTTGGCGCGTTCATCACCGAATCTAGCGGGCACCTGAGCGAATACCTTCCCTACTATCGCAAGCGCAAAGACCTGATGGACAAGTACACCGACACTGGCTATCGAGGTGAAGAGAGCTTTTACGCCAACAACTGGCCGACATGGCGCAAGGGCCAAGACGAGTCACGATTGAAGCAGATCAGCGGTGAAACGGAGATCAAGCTGGAGCGGTCGTATGAATACGGTGCATGGATCATCGAGTCGATCGAGAAGAACGTGCCGATCATGGTCCACGGCAACGTGGCGAACGACGGTTGCATCGAGAACCTTCCTCAAGATGGCTGTGTAGAGGTGGCTTGTCTGGTCAACCACAACGGCATTCAGCCGACGCGGTTTGGACGCTTGCCCAAACAAATGGCAGCGATCTGCGACTGGAATATGCGGTTCTTCGATATCGGCGTGGATGCGTGCATCCACAAGTCGAAGGAGCTTGCCGTTCAGGCACTGATGCTGGACCCGCTGACGGCGGCATGCCTCTGCCCAGCAGAGATTAAAGAGATGACGCTGAAGATGTTTGAGGCCGAGGCGCAGTGGCTGCCTGGGTTCTGATCGAGGCGCTCCTCTAAACATTTACAAAAATCGGCGCCTGATTAAAATATATTGCTTAAGAATACGCAAATTCCGAAGTCAGGACCTCCTGATGATCGGAATCTCACGTTTCAATAATTGTTTTTGCGTCATCGGGGAGTC containing:
- the rmuC gene encoding DNA recombination protein RmuC, coding for MDATTLTTILLAVVALFSCATVVWLIKAKTESAKVHKQEIDTLNDKLTEAAKSVGKAEELNRTLDSVRQDRTTIDDKLQTVLEEVNRLTEELSIARTERDSAQRNSEQQIQAERETCATTIEREKSTCAELIQREKEACQDILLAKDQEIKAKDIQIENLKLFIDKASETLGTHFKALSHETLKDVSAQFEKAAKQVIEQNSETTAQNVKLHKEQIEKLLQPVGLTLDQLNQLVKDTNEKRGEAEAVLMEKIKDFAGANEKLANALNKPVIRGSFAETKLESLLEAAGLVRGENFELQVPVKDGDQQRTVDALVDMAQGKKLVIDSKNLLLPFVEYANAPEDQREARLLDFQRAFRTTLKALSIKDYAKHWEGIDAVIMFLPDEGMYMAAIESDRQLIATMFEQRVFTVSPVSLLPILKSVAYILGLEKQNRDTQTIVDAGRALYESLGVILGKINTLGDRMEASMEAYNGVIASFEGNVLPKARQLRELGIQRGAAHKDIPIREPLRREFKDRVTKELAGSMAIVRDEKTSEVKSAEKKDR